One stretch of Fictibacillus sp. b24 DNA includes these proteins:
- the dnaG gene encoding DNA primase, giving the protein MERIPEDLIEKVRSSNDIVDVISDYVPLKKQGRNYFGLCPFHGEKSPSFSVSPEKQIYHCFGCGAGGNVFSFLMNIEGYSFIEAVTQLGKKSAIELPQIHQQNFSEKSTDEKRTMADVHELLAKLYHHCLLHTKQGRPALEYLENRGFTRESIERFQIGFAPDSWETASQFLQKRGMDLNTAEKVGLIGKRQSDGKPYDRFRNRIMFPIWDRTGLVVAFGGRVLDGEDEPKYLNSPESKIFQKGKTLYGLNLSRAEMRQKQHAVIFEGYVDTIAAFRAGVTNGVATLGTSLTEDHASILKRNVQSVTICYDSDRAGVEAAFRASEILTKQGCAVKISQMPDGMDPDDYISKYGNESFLKDIIGASLTVMAFKIQYYRRGKNLRDEGERMIYIEEIIKEIARLPKAVERDHYLRQIASEFNLSLDALKQQQTQTFKQLQRSKDNGPKKRDNNFRIQTLLQKSLLPRNLNAERIVLAHMLKSEDAAFLIQEKLDSGFNVEEHNAIAAYLYAFYEEGNKPNVGLFMQRIDDDKLRKLASELAMLTISEELNEIELADYIRIISSYPLLREIQEKEKQQEDAIRRNEIKLAAQIAQEIMRMKRSLK; this is encoded by the coding sequence ATGGAACGAATACCTGAGGATTTAATAGAGAAAGTCAGGTCATCAAACGATATAGTAGATGTGATTAGTGATTATGTTCCTCTAAAAAAACAAGGCAGAAATTATTTTGGCCTTTGCCCGTTTCACGGGGAAAAGTCGCCTTCCTTTTCTGTTTCGCCTGAAAAGCAGATCTACCATTGTTTCGGGTGTGGAGCAGGAGGCAATGTTTTTTCTTTTTTGATGAACATTGAAGGGTACTCTTTTATTGAAGCGGTAACTCAACTTGGAAAAAAAAGTGCCATTGAATTGCCTCAAATTCATCAGCAAAATTTCTCCGAAAAAAGTACTGACGAAAAAAGGACAATGGCTGATGTTCATGAGTTATTGGCTAAATTGTATCATCATTGCTTACTCCACACAAAACAGGGCAGACCAGCATTGGAATATTTGGAAAACAGAGGATTTACAAGAGAATCCATCGAACGCTTCCAAATTGGCTTTGCACCAGATTCATGGGAAACAGCTTCACAGTTTCTTCAAAAACGAGGTATGGATCTGAATACAGCTGAAAAAGTTGGACTGATTGGAAAAAGACAATCAGATGGGAAGCCATATGATCGTTTTAGGAATCGGATCATGTTTCCAATCTGGGATCGCACAGGTTTAGTCGTGGCTTTTGGAGGAAGGGTGTTAGACGGAGAGGACGAGCCGAAATATTTAAACAGTCCTGAGTCTAAAATCTTTCAAAAAGGAAAAACGCTCTACGGATTAAACTTGTCACGTGCTGAGATGAGACAGAAGCAGCATGCTGTCATTTTTGAGGGATATGTAGATACGATTGCAGCTTTCAGAGCAGGAGTTACAAATGGTGTTGCAACATTAGGTACATCGCTTACCGAGGATCATGCTTCTATTTTGAAACGAAATGTTCAATCAGTCACAATCTGCTATGATTCTGACCGTGCAGGAGTAGAGGCAGCGTTTCGTGCATCTGAAATTTTAACGAAACAAGGCTGTGCCGTGAAGATTTCACAAATGCCAGATGGAATGGACCCCGATGACTATATTTCAAAATATGGAAACGAATCGTTTCTAAAAGATATAATAGGGGCTAGCCTGACCGTGATGGCATTTAAAATACAATACTACAGACGGGGCAAAAACCTTCGTGATGAAGGAGAACGGATGATCTATATCGAAGAGATTATCAAGGAAATAGCCCGTCTGCCAAAAGCGGTGGAACGAGATCATTATCTTCGGCAAATCGCTTCTGAATTTAATCTGTCTTTAGATGCATTAAAGCAGCAACAAACTCAGACTTTCAAGCAACTGCAAAGGTCTAAGGATAACGGCCCTAAAAAGCGGGATAATAATTTTAGAATACAAACACTTTTGCAGAAGTCATTGTTGCCGAGAAATCTGAATGCTGAACGAATTGTTCTTGCTCACATGCTAAAGAGTGAGGACGCAGCTTTTTTAATTCAGGAAAAGTTGGACTCGGGCTTTAATGTAGAAGAACATAATGCAATCGCCGCATACTTATATGCCTTTTATGAAGAAGGAAATAAACCCAATGTAGGGTTGTTCATGCAGCGTATTGACGATGACAAGTTAAGAAAATTAGCTTCAGAATTGGCGATGCTCACAATCAGTGAGGAATTGAATGAAATAGAGCTCGCAGATTATATTCGTATTATTTCTAGTTATCCTTTATTGCGGGAAATACAAGAAAAAGAGAAGCAGCAAGAAGACGCGATAAGAAGGAATGAAATAAAACTGGCAGCCCAAATTGCCCAAGAAATTATGAGAATGAAAAGATCTCTTAAATAA
- the rpoD gene encoding RNA polymerase sigma factor RpoD, translating into MAEKPNRQGTEGELTIDQVKEQLVEAGKKRGRLTYTEITSKLAPFEQDSDQMDEFYHYLEEQGVEVAEASDDSDDEEDPKFEMEKEEEEFDLNDLSVPPGVKINDPVRMYLKEIGRVDLLSADEEIELAKRIENGDEEAKRRLAEANLRLVVSIAKRYVGRGMLFLDLIQEGNMGLIKAVEKFDYDKGFKFSTYATWWIRQAITRAIADQARTIRIPVHMVETINKLIRVQRQLLQDLGREPSPEEIGAEMELTPEKVREILKIAQEPVSLETPIGEEDDSHLGDFIEDQDALAPSEAAAYELLKEQLEDVLDTLTDREENVLRLRFGLDDGRTRTLEEVGKVFGVTRERIRQIEAKALRKLRHPSRSKRLKDFLE; encoded by the coding sequence ATGGCTGAGAAACCAAACCGTCAAGGGACGGAAGGCGAATTAACCATCGATCAAGTTAAAGAACAATTAGTTGAAGCCGGTAAAAAGCGAGGACGGCTCACATATACAGAAATTACAAGTAAGCTAGCTCCGTTTGAACAAGATTCAGATCAGATGGACGAGTTCTATCATTACTTGGAAGAGCAAGGTGTTGAAGTTGCCGAAGCATCTGATGATTCCGACGATGAAGAAGATCCTAAGTTTGAAATGGAAAAAGAGGAAGAAGAATTCGATCTGAATGATTTAAGTGTGCCACCAGGAGTTAAGATTAACGATCCAGTTCGTATGTATTTAAAAGAAATCGGACGTGTGGACTTGCTTTCAGCAGATGAAGAGATCGAACTCGCTAAGCGTATTGAAAACGGTGATGAAGAAGCAAAACGCCGTCTTGCAGAAGCTAACTTGCGTCTAGTTGTTAGTATTGCGAAACGATACGTTGGCCGGGGTATGCTGTTCCTGGATCTTATTCAAGAAGGAAACATGGGTCTGATTAAAGCTGTTGAAAAATTCGACTATGACAAAGGATTTAAATTCAGTACGTATGCTACGTGGTGGATTCGTCAAGCAATTACACGTGCAATTGCAGACCAAGCCCGTACAATCCGTATTCCTGTTCATATGGTCGAGACGATCAATAAATTAATTCGCGTTCAGCGCCAGCTTCTTCAAGATTTAGGCCGAGAACCATCTCCAGAAGAAATCGGAGCTGAAATGGAACTGACACCTGAAAAGGTCCGTGAAATCCTTAAGATCGCACAAGAGCCGGTTTCATTGGAAACGCCTATTGGTGAAGAGGACGACTCACATCTTGGTGATTTTATTGAAGATCAGGATGCACTTGCACCTTCTGAAGCTGCTGCATACGAACTATTAAAAGAACAACTTGAGGATGTCCTAGATACGTTAACAGATCGAGAAGAAAATGTTCTTCGCTTACGTTTTGGTCTTGATGACGGACGCACTCGCACTCTTGAAGAAGTAGGTAAAGTATTTGGCGTAACACGTGAACGTATTCGTCAAATTGAAGCCAAAGCTCTCCGTAAACTCCGCCATCCAAGCAGAAGTAAACGATTAAAAGATTTCTTAGAATAG
- a CDS encoding YaiI/YqxD family protein encodes MEKLIGNVFVDADACPVVIKEEINKFSNMFNFEPIFVTSYAHASSTDQPGRWILVDASPEEVDLYIHNHSKQNDLVVTQDHALASLLLSKGVYVITPRGKQFQENEMERVLHERYMSAKARRSGKHSKGPAKFKKEDTERFCTVFCEILSNVEGK; translated from the coding sequence ATGGAAAAATTAATTGGAAATGTATTTGTTGATGCAGATGCTTGCCCCGTTGTTATAAAAGAAGAGATTAATAAGTTCTCTAACATGTTTAACTTTGAACCTATCTTCGTCACTTCGTATGCACACGCAAGCAGCACTGACCAGCCTGGGCGCTGGATTTTGGTTGATGCAAGTCCTGAGGAAGTTGATCTGTACATACATAATCATTCTAAGCAAAATGATCTTGTTGTTACCCAAGATCATGCATTGGCTAGTCTTCTTCTTTCAAAAGGGGTTTACGTGATTACCCCAAGAGGGAAACAATTTCAAGAGAATGAAATGGAAAGAGTACTGCATGAACGTTATATGTCTGCAAAAGCAAGACGTTCAGGCAAGCATTCAAAGGGACCTGCAAAATTTAAAAAGGAGGACACTGAAAGGTTCTGCACAGTTTTTTGCGAAATCCTGTCGAATGTTGAAGGAAAATAG
- a CDS encoding acyl-CoA dehydrogenase family protein, with amino-acid sequence MNFTLTEEQLMIQKMMREFADEVVAPGAEARDKNKEFPLEIFQKLSKLGMMGLPFPEEYGGGGADTISFAIAVEELSRACGSTGITYSAHVSLGGAPLNLFGTHEQKEKYLTPICTGESFGAFGLTEPNAGSDAGGTETSAVLNNGEWVINGSKCYITNASYAKHLALTAITNRNGSDKEISAIIVPTDAKGFRVIDNYEKMGLHSSNTTELFMEDVTVPEENLLGKRGDGFKQFLVTLDGGRIGIGAMAVGIAQAAYEKALAYAKERKQFGRSISKFQAIQFKLADMAMKIELARMMVYKAAWLKDQGKKFSKEASMAKLYASEACMQICSESVQIHGGNGYMRDYHVERYFRDAKLLEIGEGTSEVQRIVIAREIGC; translated from the coding sequence ATGAATTTTACATTAACGGAAGAGCAGTTAATGATTCAAAAGATGATGAGGGAATTTGCAGATGAAGTTGTAGCACCAGGTGCTGAAGCAAGAGATAAAAATAAAGAATTTCCACTAGAAATTTTCCAAAAACTTTCTAAGCTTGGCATGATGGGTCTTCCTTTTCCAGAAGAATATGGAGGGGGCGGCGCTGACACGATTAGTTTTGCGATTGCTGTTGAAGAACTAAGCCGTGCATGCGGATCTACAGGAATTACATATTCTGCACACGTTTCTTTAGGTGGAGCTCCATTAAATTTATTTGGTACTCATGAACAAAAAGAGAAGTATCTAACACCGATCTGTACGGGTGAATCTTTTGGGGCATTCGGATTAACTGAACCGAATGCGGGATCAGATGCTGGAGGTACGGAAACATCTGCGGTACTGAATAACGGAGAATGGGTTATTAATGGCAGTAAATGCTACATTACGAATGCAAGCTATGCAAAGCATTTAGCGTTAACCGCTATTACGAACAGAAATGGCAGTGATAAGGAAATCTCTGCGATTATCGTTCCAACAGATGCTAAAGGTTTCCGAGTTATTGATAATTATGAAAAAATGGGCCTTCATTCTTCTAATACAACTGAACTTTTTATGGAAGATGTAACAGTTCCAGAAGAAAACTTGCTAGGGAAGCGCGGAGATGGCTTTAAACAGTTCCTGGTGACGTTGGATGGCGGAAGAATAGGAATAGGCGCTATGGCAGTCGGAATTGCACAGGCGGCTTATGAGAAGGCTCTTGCGTATGCAAAAGAACGTAAACAGTTTGGAAGGTCGATTTCTAAGTTTCAAGCTATTCAGTTTAAACTTGCAGATATGGCTATGAAGATTGAGCTTGCAAGAATGATGGTATATAAAGCAGCTTGGTTAAAAGACCAGGGTAAAAAGTTCTCTAAAGAAGCTTCAATGGCAAAATTATATGCGTCTGAAGCGTGCATGCAGATTTGTTCTGAATCTGTTCAAATTCATGGTGGTAACGGGTACATGAGAGATTATCATGTAGAACGTTATTTTAGAGATGCAAAGCTTCTAGAGATCGGAGAAGGTACTTCAGAAGTACAACGTATTGTTATCGCTAGAGAGATTGGTTGCTAA
- a CDS encoding pyruvate, water dikinase regulatory protein codes for MKGRPIVYVVSDSVGETAELVVKAAASQFNSTGIEIKRVPYVEDKETIDEVVSLAKDHNGIIAFTLVVPEISNYLAKQAASLNIPTVDIMGPMMDQLQSRLNQVPRYEPGVVHKLDDDYFRKVEAIEFAVKYDDGRDPRGILKADVVLIGVSRTSKTPLSQYLAHKRLKVANVPIVPEVEPPEELFKVSPNKCFGLKITPEKLNDIRRERLKALGLNSEANYANMERIKQELVYFNKVVDRIGCRVVEVSNKAVEESANVIYNLFQGKSYK; via the coding sequence ATGAAAGGACGTCCAATTGTATACGTCGTTTCCGATTCAGTTGGTGAAACGGCAGAGTTGGTTGTAAAAGCAGCTGCTAGCCAGTTTAATTCAACCGGGATTGAGATTAAACGTGTACCTTATGTAGAAGATAAAGAAACGATTGATGAAGTGGTCTCTTTAGCGAAAGACCATAATGGTATTATTGCTTTTACACTTGTGGTACCTGAAATAAGCAACTACCTTGCAAAACAAGCTGCATCACTCAACATCCCGACTGTGGATATTATGGGACCGATGATGGACCAGCTGCAATCAAGATTAAATCAAGTTCCTAGATATGAACCGGGTGTTGTACACAAACTTGATGATGACTACTTTAGAAAAGTTGAAGCGATAGAATTTGCTGTAAAGTATGATGATGGAAGAGACCCGCGAGGTATTTTAAAAGCAGATGTCGTTTTAATAGGTGTTTCTAGAACCTCAAAAACACCTCTATCACAATATTTAGCACATAAACGATTGAAGGTTGCTAATGTGCCGATCGTTCCTGAAGTAGAACCGCCCGAAGAATTATTCAAGGTATCGCCTAATAAATGCTTCGGCCTTAAGATCACACCTGAAAAGCTAAACGACATTCGTCGTGAGCGTTTAAAAGCACTGGGGTTAAATTCAGAGGCAAACTACGCTAACATGGAAAGAATCAAGCAAGAGCTTGTTTATTTTAACAAAGTCGTAGATCGAATTGGATGCAGAGTAGTAGAGGTTTCCAATAAAGCGGTAGAGGAATCTGCTAATGTAATCTACAATCTGTTTCAGGGAAAGTCTTATAAATAA